The genomic interval acataggtgcaggtcatgaaaccaattaaattagttgcaaagcaataatttacaagagaatttctatacggtaatgcttaattctaatcttaaatccactaaggaattaggggttatcAAGGTTTTAGATAGGTTGAAAGATACCTAGTAGAGCCTTCCTGAAATATATCAAAAAGCATTTCAATCTAGTTGAAGTCCAGAGCTGAATACCATTTGCTTCCAAAGATAGAAAGTCCTTATGTTGGAAGTTGGAGGATGAAGGCTAGGATATCAGGAGTCAGCCATATCTCTATTCCTTTAAAGGTGGATATGTTCGGAGATTTATCAAAGAATGTTTTTGCATTGTAGTAGAAAGCCCTTACAACATATGGATAAAAGTGTTTAGATGTTTGAAAGAAAGAAGTCCAGCCTAGAGCATCAATATGATGCTTAATAGCATTGCCATCAACAATGAgtttgttaaaaacaaaaaatcttcCCATTCTAATAGGGAGTTAAACTCATTTGTCTTTGAAGACTTTGGAGAGTTTGGAGGGATTAAGAGGAAGAGTACTGGGTTCGAATTTTTTGGACGGAGGAGATGGTTGAGGAGGGGATTCATATATGGAGGATGATTAGTGTTCTAGAGTGGGAGAACATTTGGATTTCGGTGAGGGAGAAGGTGTAAGAACTAGGGTAGTCTCGAAATAGAGAATGTTCTTGAGGATCTGAAGGAGGGGGTGGTTTAgtaggagaacgttcttgaattggagaacattcttgattttGGGAAGGAGAGGGCATACGATCTGGAGAACATTCTCGACATGGAAAAAATTCTGGAGTTAGGGTTGGGGAACATTGTGGAATAGGAGAATGTTCTAGATAGGTGGGTTCAGTGTTTTTAAAGTTCTGTTTGGGTGTATGTGTTTTCATTCTTTTGGGATTTCTAAGATTGTTTCTGGCTAGGAATTGGGCAATTGTCATggtgtttttaatttttgtggaACGCGGTGGTGGTTTTTTTGATTTTGACAGGAAGACTGAGATGGTTCTTGGAAGTACAGAGATTTCATTGATCAATCTCATTTTTTGATTTGGGGTAGTTGATTGAGATGGCTCAGAAGAAAATGAAGGTTTTGATGGTGTGATGGGTTTAGTTGATTTTGTTGGTGTAGTTGTTTTCTCTTTAGGAGTGGTGTGCGGAGGAGTATTAGATGATTCATCTGTCTCTGAATCAGAGATGATGAAGTATGGtgatttgaaatttgatgttttGGATGTTCCAATGCCAAATAGAATGTGCATAGAACGACATTTTGCTGGAGTTGGATTTCTTAAGTGTGGAGGAACTTGAGCAAGATTGGGAAAAGGAGATGGATACAGTGGTGGAAGAACAATAGACAAAGGATTTGGGTTAAGAGGATTCTGGTTTTTCTTTGGGGATGATGAGAGATAATTTGAGAATGTTGTATAAGATGAAATGTGTGGTTGAGATTGTCGTGGTGGAGGAGAGGGTGAGTGATGAATTTCAGAGTCTGAGGTTGGAGAAGAGGAGGACGATGAATAGGTAAAGGCATTTTTGCGTACTGAAGTTTTGGTTCTAGCCATTGCATTGTTTAGAGAGGGATTGAAATATGAGAGGTtagagaagaagaaggaagggTTGTTGTTGTTTGCGTGAAAAAGAAATGGAGTGTTTCAGTTTCAAAACAGatttttgattttgaagagaaaaatgCAACAATTATGAAATCTTAAGTAGGAGAAGAAGGTTTTTTGGGGGCGGGAATTTGCAGACAGGGAGACACATGCATTAAAAGGAAAAAGTAATGATGCAAAGGAGAATGTTTGCAATGGTatcaagcttaataaataaaaagataagagaaagaataccATACAAAGAcgtatcctggttcacccaacttgggctacGTCTTGTCCTCACAActatgagattttccactaacactactagaaaaacatGATTTAGCGTCGGGCAAAAGCCGACGCTAATAGGCCAAAAGCCGACGCTAATGATGATTTAGTGTCGGATTAGCGTCGGTGTCGGGCCTAGGCTAAAACGGTCGAACCTAATGACTAGCGTCAGTCAAACACCATCTAACGCTATCTTAGCGTCGGCCACACCGACGCTATCTGTAAAATTGAAACATCTGATGCTAAATATGTCAGTTGCCACGTCAGCTTGGGGGAAAACAGTTGTGTCGGATTGCCGACGCTAACGTCAACAAATAATAGTCAACAAAATAGGCAGTTTATCCCTCTGATCAGAATCCAACTTCTTGTCATGAATTCATTTTTGGGTCAACAACTATACTACCAAGATAACAAGAATAATTGAAATCAACAACTATATAACAAATAATTGAAATCAAATAATTGAAAGCATTATGAATCAAAATACGTTTCACATGATGAATCATCTGAGATTCTGGACAGCACTATACGTTTCACATGAACAAAGTAAACTAAATTTAACAATAGTCTAGGTAATAGTTCAATGATCAGCCTCATTTTGTAGGAAGCATTATGAATATAACATGCAGTAAAAGCAGGATTTTCTGCACCAGATTTATCTCAGTCAGATCAAAGATATAAACTTTTTCCCAATGAATATATAGCTTTAATaacttttatgtttttgttttctcaAAATATCCCTCCAATAGACGAGGCTCATATCCTAGGGTACAGTCAAATACCGAAGGCAGGAGACCCATCCCAATGACATTTTTATCACATATATGAACTTTAAAATTCAACTGTGACAATTTACTTATCAAAGGACTCAAGCTCTTTCCCCTCAAACCAACACATACAGATTAAAAGGACACTTCTGGTAAGTAGCTTACAAATGATGGTCACTATGGATTGCAAATGAAAATAGAAATCAGAatcctataaaatttcaatttcagtaCCTTGGGTTTCTTCAGATAATTAGCATTAACGAACTGTGAAATTTTTCTGGAGAGACCTTTAGACTGTCCAGTTGGCCCCTTAACATCCACAGCATCATCAtccacaacatcatcatccaACTGGCCCCTTGTCTCCTATAGTATACTGTTCTACATCAGCATCATCAACTATTTGGGTCAACATACAAATAATTGAAATCAACAACTATATAACAAGAAAAATCCACTAATACTACCAAGATAAACGAAAACCCATTGTTGTTGTTTGCGTTAAAACTTGAGAAGAAATGTTTTAAAGAAGGACTTGTAAGCAAGAAGCAAGTTTTTGAAATAGGAATGCTTTAGGATTTGAATGATTTGTGTTGGTCCTAAATGCATGTAGACAtgaatatatatagattaaaagaaaattgagaAACCATAGGCTAGTTGAATGATTGGTGTAGAACAGTATACTATAGGAGACAAGAGCTTATACAAGTTCACATGGTATTATCTTAGAGGACTTTtctaaatatcaaatatcataataGATAATACAACTTCCACCTTATGTTAACAAATTAGATAGGCATGGACTGCAAATTTGTggtatacaaaaatataaatgtgcCTCTTAATCATGTGTTCGATATTGGTTCTCTTCTTGTCTCCTAACACTGTTTCTAAGCTATATATCAGTCAGGTCTTTCTCAATGTTTAAAAATTGcacataaatcaaataatatcaGTTGTTGGCATATGTAGATCAGTTTCATTGTCAATATGAAGAAACCTATGAGATGTCTAATGCATGTCTACCATTGGAAACTACAAGAACAAACATCATGTTGCTTTGAAATGACAGCATTCCATGATACATAATCTGGTTGAGGCATTTCGTCGAACAGTTGGTGAGCAAGATTAAGTTCCTTGCATTTTACGTAGGTTGTTATGAGGTTGTTGGATGTGTAGAGGTCTGATATGAAACTTGATTTTATTGCTAGACAATGGGTTGCTTTATCGAAAGGCAATGCAATGGGTGAGGTTTGAATAAGAGAGTGAAACCTATGCATTCATGGGTGAGCTTAACttgtcataattaatttaaaacaaaatttcaacaacTGTCTTCAGCAAATACTACATAACAATGTTCTCTAAAcagaaaataaataacaaataagcACCTTGAAGTCGTTCACAGATGAGAGCGAGACCGCGACACTGAACGACAACTCTGAGAGTGACGGTGACAGGTTCGAGAGGGTCACAGATTCGAGAGGGTCGCAGGTTCGAAAGGGGGACGAGTTTGATACTCACAGATTCGAGATGGGAACGGGTTTGGCGTCGATACTCATGGCATTGAGAGGGATGAGAATCGGTGACAAAGTGTGAGAGAAGGGCGCACCAATATGGATTCAATTTCAGATTCAATATGAACCGGTGATGGATTCAATTTCATATTCAAAATGTAGGGTTCATCCTTGACAAAGTGTGAGAGAAGGAGAAGGGTTCACGATAggttattaattttaacttagggctcaatttgatttcacaaataatattataaaatttaaaaataacgtAGCGTCGGCCTATCCGACgctacatattaaaataaaaaattaaagaataaacTAGTGTAAGATTTATTTTCCGTAGCGTcgatagttaaataaattttaaaaacaattttttttatcgtaGCGTCGGCTAAACCGACGCTAAGTAGCGCCGGAGACAGGGGCCGACGCTAATAATGGCAGCTAAAATGCAATTTCTAGTAGTGTAAGTGTTCAAAATATAGAACCTTCTTgcttttacagcacctagcctAGGTCAACCTTAATCTATTACAagctctatttctttccacccagaaagcaaatTAATCACCTACCaatcttgataggatttcttacaatctattcaaactatacttaactcttatagtttgagttttacaataatgatgagattgttttgatagaatatgATATATCTCAACTATTGTTTaagattcgattctttacaaagaatttaataaaataataacatagtaTGATATATAATCAGAACTGaatctttcttttataaaatgagaatttcaagtaagtcaatgtgaatgatttgtgaCACTTGATAGCACTTGAATTCTGCAATTTCCCTGGGTATTGGCCTTTCTATTATAGGTATTTTGGAGCAATTAATAATAgtcaaaaagagttgttggtagtgctctgtcactTTTGACCAAATCcaatataaaagaataaaaatatttcagccTTTGAACAACTCTTAAATGTGTTTGACTGGTGCtgatgttatttgttttttgatcAGATTGCCTTTGGTTAATGATCCTCTATGCTTCGTATgtatttgttgatgttatatcttCAATCTTGAGGCCTGATTCTGTCCAAAACAATTTGAAGAATGATGATGAGTTTCTGCATAACAAAAGAGATAGAAAACTAAACTTCTGCATAAAtggaaattgattatcaatctggactGTCAGTCTTTGAACTTTCTGGATATTGATGACCAATCTGGAGGTtcagttttgatcattctggatgacATCGTGATGTCTTGTACAAATCAAGATTAATTCATTTTCCTGATAGTTTGGTTAAAGATGATTTAGATTTATTTCAACTAGCTTGTTCATgaccttttattttagtgattcgAATGCCTTCTTAAATTGGAAtggatcctacttgttccttgccaagtactgATAATCTTAGAATAAAGTTCAGAGACAAAGTCTTCCTTGGACCATTGTAAATTTGTTGTACTTTAGGCTGTACTGATCAATCTTGAtcctggagatcattctctagaatgttcttgtttaCTTTTAATCTGACtttctttgttttgcttgattcctatctttaaattaattcaCTAAAAAGCACATGTTAagttaacataacattttagaatcataattaacattcttaattaacttttgtttattttctacaaatctttattttgagagtttgtcttaacagtatttgatattattgtgatgtttgatttatttttattaaatgtgtgatatttgatattattgtaatattggatgtcgaatgaattttatgtatttgtttgattagacttgtttatgtgatgtgataataaaaagtgaatacATTTAGATAAGTTTGTTAGATTacgatgatgtataattaataataatattgttataaatttgggacaagcttatgtgatgatgtatgattgatgatagtgatgctataaatttgtgataagtttatgtgatgagatatgattaataatagtcatgttgtgaatttgtgatgaaaatattgaagtaaccccatagttgatgaaataattgtggttccaatttgtgtttgagaggacgatcttaatggagtatcataggccaacgaggggagaaaataaatattgagaatttgtgaagtgaatgAGCCTCATCGTGGCGGTGTGCtctcgagccttaaggcaagattgttagaccttggaggtattcgggtgggaaATACCTAGGttacttggaggtagcactccaaatgtcgggagttaccacgcaacacacgtttacttcgactgtcgcgtatatgtgtctcaggtgaTTTGAGAGcgtctatgaggacatggcaaatttgaattgtctgtccaccgggatggtggcatagtatcaagcctcataaccaagtacttcagagttagtaTGATACCACAttatgaagtagagtctaagctcatgcatagcattgcatttccttgtgattgttttgttgtgattgacgTGTttcaaaaatgataataatttcttttacacgatttgatgttatagtaaaAGGTATtaattttccttgagtgattttaaatttttaattgatatttttcttgagcAATGTTTGTGTAATAATACAGTTCTATGATAACTATTTGTGTGTTCtccttatttatattatactattaacatgatttcaaaattcacctcattcgttgtttgtgtttgactggtttggccctgcgtttgtgaaatcggAGTTGCTgtaggttaatgagtcttgaagttcaaggttgggaggaaccccgctctgataggtgataccgagaataagggttgtaatttgaattttacttatttaatttgaaatgaatatTTGTATGAAACCCTTATAAGtattagtaagtttttagaattaaatcaagtaattatatttaaatcaagcttattgagatagGTGATTCCgagaataagggttgtaatttgaattttacttatttaattagaaacaaatttttgcATGAAACCCTTATAAAtattagtaagtttttaaaattaaatcaagtaattttatttaaatcaagtttattgagattgcaTTATTTTATAGGAGTAGAAAATTAGTTTAAAGTGTCTCTTctaatttttgagaaacgtaatctcttaaattaaatttttttttttattttttggaaaatatatttttatttattcgctataaatgtaatataaattattatatatattattttaggaTTTAACGTATCACATGTTGTACTTCGGAATATAATTGTCAATaggataaatatatatacagttatacctaaattttaataacCTTTGAAAGTGTTAGAGTGAGTTCTGAGATCTTCATAATTTAAGAATTAGACAGCATCCATATCGCTATTTTTTTTAGCAATCAAATatatcttaattttaataagattaaaaataaaaatttactagAAAAGTATACatctattaaatatttatgttaatttaataattttgttagtTACTGATTATAATCAAATGCACTGACATGAGTTGAATTCCTTtaaaaagttacaaaaaaatatttaacgtGATGTGTCATtaccaaaaataattataagaaaattatttttaaatttataaaaatgacaaAAGTATTACTACTTGACATAGAAAATATACGTAACTGAACTGAtgaatataaaaacaatattcaaagttcaaatcaaaattattctccatgaaaagatgaaaataatttgatttttttacgTTCAAAATACTGCTTAAGGATCCGTAAGTGCTACTTAGATGATAAAAGAGTGGTAGATGATATTTTCCCGCTAATACTATTTGGAACACaacattaataataacaataattataattttcatattttattttaaaatgattatt from Cicer arietinum cultivar CDC Frontier isolate Library 1 chromosome 5, Cicar.CDCFrontier_v2.0, whole genome shotgun sequence carries:
- the LOC113784518 gene encoding uncharacterized protein — translated: MARTKTSVRKNAFTYSSSSSSPTSDSEIHHSPSPPPRQSQPHISSYTTFSNYLSSSPKKNQNPLNPNPLSIVLPPLYPSPFPNLAQVPPHLRNPTPAKCRSMHILFGIGTSKTSNFKSPYFIISDSETDESSNTPPHTTPKEKTTTPTKSTKPITPSKPSFSSEPSQSTTPNQKMRLINEISVLPRTISVFLSKSKKPPPRSTKIKNTMTIAQFLARNNLRNPKRMKTHTPKQNFKNTEPTYLEHSPIPQCSPTLTPEFFPCRECSPDRMPSPSQNQECSPIQERSPTKPPPPSDPQEHSLFRDYPSSYTFSLTEIQMFSHSRTLIILHI